Proteins from a genomic interval of Streptomyces sp. SID8374:
- a CDS encoding ABC transporter permease, with amino-acid sequence MSDTTHDGGVALGTPPSADEGLGAAQLAAKYGLTVSGARPGLFAYMRQLWGRRHFILAFSRAKLTAQYSQAKLGQLWQVVTPLLNAAVYYLIFGLILGTRRGIPDDVFVPFLVTGVFVFTFTQSSVMAGVKSISGNLGLVRALHFPRASLPISFSLQQLQQLMFSMIVLVAVTVIFGSYPSLSWLLVIPALLLQFVFNTGLALVMARLGSKTPDLAQLMPFVMRTWMYASGVMFSIPVMLKDKPAWIADVLQYNPAAIYMDLVRFALIDGYGSENLPDHVWAVGLAWALLLGVVGFVYFWKAEERYGRG; translated from the coding sequence GTGAGTGACACGACCCACGACGGCGGGGTAGCCCTCGGGACCCCACCGTCCGCCGACGAGGGCCTCGGCGCGGCCCAGCTGGCCGCCAAGTACGGCCTGACCGTGAGCGGCGCCCGGCCGGGGCTGTTCGCATACATGAGACAGCTCTGGGGACGGCGCCACTTCATCCTGGCCTTCTCCCGGGCGAAGCTGACCGCCCAGTACAGCCAGGCCAAGCTGGGCCAGCTGTGGCAGGTGGTCACCCCTCTCCTGAACGCCGCTGTCTATTACCTGATCTTCGGACTGATCCTGGGCACCAGGAGGGGCATTCCGGACGACGTCTTCGTCCCGTTCCTGGTCACCGGCGTCTTCGTCTTCACCTTCACGCAGAGCTCCGTGATGGCGGGCGTCAAGTCGATCTCCGGCAACCTCGGACTGGTCCGGGCCCTGCACTTCCCCCGGGCCTCGCTGCCCATCTCCTTCTCGCTCCAGCAGCTCCAGCAGCTGATGTTCTCGATGATCGTGCTGGTCGCCGTCACCGTGATCTTCGGCAGCTATCCGTCGCTGTCGTGGCTGCTGGTCATCCCGGCGCTGCTCCTCCAGTTCGTCTTCAACACCGGTCTGGCCCTCGTCATGGCCCGGCTCGGCTCCAAGACCCCCGACCTCGCGCAGCTGATGCCGTTCGTCATGCGGACCTGGATGTACGCCTCGGGCGTCATGTTCTCCATCCCCGTGATGCTCAAGGACAAGCCCGCGTGGATCGCCGACGTGCTCCAGTACAACCCGGCGGCCATCTACATGGACCTGGTCCGCTTCGCCCTGATCGACGGGTACGGCTCCGAGAACCTGCCGGACCACGTCTGGGCCGTCGGCCTCGCCTGGGCCCTGCTGCTGGGGGTCGTGGGATTCGTGTACTTCTGGAAGGCAGAGGAACGGTACGGCCGTGGCTGA
- a CDS encoding CDP-alcohol phosphatidyltransferase family protein, which translates to MPRPSVAELRPVVHPPGVKDRRSGEHWAGRMYMREVSLRVDRYLVNTRVTPNQVTYVMTLAGALAAPALLVPGIWGAVLGVVMVQLYLLFDCVDGELARWKKQYSLSGVYLDRVAAYLCDAAVLVGLGLRAADIWGEGRTDWLWAFLGTLAALGAILIKAETDLVGVARHQGGLPPVKEAASEPRSSGMALARRAAGALKFHRLILGIEASLLILLVAILDTIGGDLFYTRLATAVLAGIALLQTLLHLVSVLASSRLK; encoded by the coding sequence ATGCCTCGACCATCAGTAGCTGAACTCCGTCCGGTCGTGCACCCCCCGGGGGTGAAGGACCGGCGCAGCGGCGAGCACTGGGCCGGCCGCATGTACATGCGTGAGGTCTCCCTGCGCGTGGACCGCTACCTGGTGAACACCCGGGTCACCCCGAACCAGGTCACGTACGTGATGACGCTGGCCGGAGCCCTGGCCGCCCCGGCCCTGCTGGTGCCGGGCATCTGGGGCGCGGTGCTCGGTGTGGTGATGGTCCAGCTCTACCTGCTCTTCGACTGCGTGGACGGCGAGCTGGCCCGCTGGAAGAAGCAGTACTCGCTCAGCGGCGTCTACCTGGACCGGGTCGCCGCCTATCTGTGCGACGCGGCGGTGCTCGTCGGCCTCGGCCTGCGTGCCGCCGACATCTGGGGCGAGGGCCGGACCGACTGGCTCTGGGCGTTCCTCGGGACCCTCGCCGCACTCGGCGCGATCCTGATCAAGGCCGAGACGGACCTGGTCGGCGTGGCCCGCCACCAGGGCGGGCTGCCGCCGGTCAAGGAGGCGGCGTCCGAGCCGCGCTCCTCCGGCATGGCGCTGGCCCGCCGGGCCGCCGGGGCGCTCAAGTTCCACCGGCTGATCCTCGGCATCGAGGCCTCGCTGCTGATCCTCCTGGTGGCGATCCTCGACACCATCGGCGGCGACCTCTTCTACACCCGCCTCGCCACCGCCGTCCTGGCCGGCATCGCGCTGCTGCAGACCCTGCTGCACCTGGTGTCCGTCCTGGCGTCCAGCAGGCTGAAGTGA
- a CDS encoding glycosyltransferase, which yields MKLGAVIITMGNRPDELRALLDSVTAQDGDRIEVVVVGNGAPVPDVPAGVRTVELPENLGIPGGRNVGIEAFGPSGADVDALLFLDDDGLLPNRDTAELCRQAFEADPKLGIVTFRIADPDTGATQRRHVPRLRAADPLRSSRVTTFLGGANAVRTKVLAEVGGLPEEFFYAHEETDLAWRALDAGWMIDYRADMVLNHPTTAPSRHAVYHRMVARNRVWLARRNLPAPLVPLYVGIWLLLTLVRRPSPPALKAWFGGFREGWSTPCGPRRPMKWRTVWRLTRLGRPPVI from the coding sequence ATGAAACTGGGCGCGGTGATCATCACCATGGGCAACCGCCCCGACGAGCTCCGCGCCCTCCTCGACTCGGTCACCGCGCAGGACGGTGACCGGATCGAGGTCGTGGTGGTCGGCAACGGGGCCCCGGTCCCGGACGTCCCGGCCGGGGTGCGGACCGTAGAGCTGCCCGAGAACCTGGGCATCCCCGGCGGCCGCAACGTCGGCATCGAGGCGTTCGGCCCCTCCGGCGCCGACGTGGACGCCCTGCTCTTCCTCGACGACGACGGGCTGCTCCCCAACCGGGACACCGCCGAGCTCTGCCGCCAGGCCTTCGAGGCGGACCCGAAGCTCGGCATCGTCACCTTCCGGATCGCCGACCCGGACACGGGCGCCACCCAGCGCCGCCACGTGCCCCGGCTCCGGGCGGCCGACCCGCTGCGCTCCTCACGCGTGACGACCTTCCTCGGCGGCGCCAACGCCGTACGGACGAAGGTCCTCGCCGAGGTCGGCGGGCTGCCGGAGGAGTTCTTCTACGCCCACGAGGAGACGGACCTGGCCTGGCGGGCGCTGGACGCGGGCTGGATGATCGACTACCGCGCGGACATGGTGCTGAACCATCCCACCACCGCCCCCTCCCGCCACGCGGTCTACCACCGCATGGTGGCGCGCAACCGGGTCTGGCTGGCCCGGCGCAACCTGCCCGCCCCGCTGGTCCCCCTCTATGTGGGGATCTGGCTGCTGCTGACGCTGGTCAGACGCCCCTCGCCGCCCGCGCTGAAGGCATGGTTCGGCGGTTTCCGGGAAGGCTGGTCGACGCCCTGCGGACCCCGGCGCCCGATGAAGTGGCGTACGGTGTGGCGGCTGACGAGGCTGGGCCGACCTCCGGTCATCTGA
- the hpnC gene encoding squalene synthase HpnC — MTSTPQARTGDATLGKAADENFPVAPFFLPRAWRDDLMAVYGYARLVDDIGDGDLAPGGADARHLGLEPDQSDDRLAMLDAFERDLHRVFATTGQEPHHPLLRALRPTVRRRALTPEPFLGLIEANRQDQKVRRYATYAELAAYCELSANPVGRLVLALTGTTSPERVRRSDAVCTALQIVEHLQDVAEDLARDRIYLPAEDMDRFRVTEADLAVPSAGASVRALIAYESERASELLNEGTPLVGSVNGRLKLLLAGFVGGGRSALTAISAAGFDVLPGPPKPTKPSMLREVAVVLRRARREG; from the coding sequence GTGACCTCCACCCCGCAGGCGCGCACCGGTGACGCCACGCTCGGCAAGGCCGCGGACGAGAACTTCCCCGTGGCCCCCTTCTTCCTGCCCCGCGCCTGGCGCGACGACCTGATGGCGGTCTACGGCTACGCCCGGCTCGTCGACGACATCGGCGACGGCGACCTCGCCCCCGGCGGCGCCGACGCCCGCCACCTGGGCCTGGAGCCGGACCAGAGCGACGACCGGCTCGCGATGCTGGACGCCTTCGAGAGGGACCTGCACCGGGTCTTCGCCACCACCGGCCAGGAGCCGCACCACCCCCTGCTGCGCGCCCTGCGCCCCACCGTCCGGCGCCGCGCGCTCACCCCCGAACCCTTCCTCGGGCTGATCGAGGCCAACCGCCAGGACCAGAAGGTCCGCCGCTACGCCACCTACGCGGAGCTCGCCGCCTACTGCGAGCTCTCCGCCAACCCGGTCGGCCGCCTGGTCCTCGCCCTGACCGGCACCACGAGCCCGGAGCGCGTCCGCCGTTCCGACGCGGTCTGCACCGCGCTCCAGATCGTCGAACACCTCCAGGACGTGGCCGAGGACCTGGCCCGCGACCGGATCTATCTGCCCGCCGAGGACATGGACCGCTTCCGGGTCACCGAGGCCGACCTGGCCGTGCCGTCCGCCGGAGCCTCGGTCCGCGCCCTGATCGCGTACGAATCCGAACGCGCGAGCGAGCTGCTGAATGAAGGCACCCCCCTCGTGGGTAGCGTCAACGGCAGACTCAAGCTCCTCCTCGCCGGATTCGTCGGCGGCGGGCGCTCCGCCCTCACGGCGATCTCGGCCGCCGGATTCGACGTACTGCCCGGACCGCCCAAGCCCACCAAGCCCAGCATGCTGCGCGAAGTCGCAGTCGTCCTGCGAAGAGCGCGTAGAGAGGGGTGA
- a CDS encoding ABC transporter ATP-binding protein, with amino-acid sequence MAEDNARGRIPTVIADDVHIVYRVNGTGGGRGSATAALSRMLRRGKGEPRGVRKVHAVRGVSFTAYRGEAIGLIGTNGSGKSTLLRAIAGLLPTESGHVYTDGQPSLLGVNAALMSDLTGERNVVLGGLAMGMTRDEVRERYREIVDFSGINEKGDFITLPMRTYSSGMAARLRFSIAAAKNHDVLMIDEALATGDRKFRVRSEERIRELRKEAGTVFLVSHNNKSIRDTCDRALWLEKGELLMDGPTEEVLKAYERETGK; translated from the coding sequence GTGGCTGAGGACAACGCACGGGGACGCATCCCCACGGTGATCGCCGACGACGTCCACATCGTCTACCGGGTCAACGGCACCGGCGGCGGCCGGGGCAGCGCCACCGCGGCGCTCAGCCGCATGCTGCGCCGCGGCAAGGGCGAGCCGCGCGGGGTCAGGAAGGTGCACGCCGTGCGCGGCGTCTCCTTCACCGCCTACCGCGGCGAGGCCATCGGCCTCATCGGCACCAACGGCTCGGGCAAGTCGACGCTGCTGCGGGCCATCGCCGGCCTGCTGCCGACCGAGTCCGGCCATGTCTACACCGACGGCCAGCCCTCGCTGCTCGGCGTCAACGCGGCGCTGATGAGCGACCTCACCGGCGAGCGCAACGTGGTGCTGGGCGGCCTGGCCATGGGCATGACCCGGGACGAGGTCCGCGAGCGCTACCGCGAGATCGTGGACTTCTCCGGCATCAACGAGAAGGGCGACTTCATCACCCTGCCGATGCGGACGTACTCCTCCGGCATGGCGGCCCGTCTGCGCTTCTCCATCGCCGCCGCCAAGAACCACGACGTCCTCATGATCGACGAGGCGCTGGCCACCGGTGACCGCAAGTTCCGGGTCCGCTCCGAGGAGCGGATCCGCGAGCTCCGCAAGGAGGCGGGCACCGTCTTCCTGGTCAGCCACAACAACAAGTCGATCCGGGACACCTGCGACCGGGCGCTCTGGCTGGAGAAGGGCGAGCTCCTGATGGACGGCCCCACCGAGGAAGTCCTCAAGGCCTACGAACGCGAGACGGGCAAGTAG